The sequence below is a genomic window from Sulfuracidifex metallicus DSM 6482 = JCM 9184.
TTCCTTCATTATCTTAGCCCACATTCTTCTTGCTGCCCTGAACTTTGCTATCTCTTCAAATATGTTGGTATATCCGGCGAAGAAGAATGATAGATGAGAAGCGAAATCGTCGACTGGAATACCTCTTTCCATTGTATGTTTAACGTACTCTATTCCATCGGCCAGGGTGAAGGCCACTTCCAAAGGTGCGTCAGCTCCTGCTTCCCTGATATGATATCCGCTTATGCTGATAGAGTGCCATTTAGGCATGTTCTTGGCGGCATACTCTATTACGTCTATAGCGTATCTCATGGAAGGTTCAGGTTGATAAATGAAGTTCTTTCTAGCAATGTATTCCTTCAAGATATCGTTCTGCACAGTTCCGTCTAGAACTTTCATGGGTATGCCTCTGCTTTCTGCAGTAGCAGCATACATTGAGACCAACTCCATTGCTGTAGCATTAATTGTCATCGACGTAGATACCTTATCTAAGGGAATTTGATCCATTACTCTGTCCATTTCCTTCCAATGAAAAACTGAGACTCCAACTACACCTACCTCGCTCATAGCTAAAATATGATCAGGATCAAGGCCCAGCTGAGTTGGTAGGTCAAAAGCCATGCTCAGTCCAGTCTGTCCAGCTGCAAGTAACCCTCTAAATCTCTTGTTAGTATCGTCTGCCGAACCAAACCCAGCGTATTGCCTTATTGTCCATATTCTTCCCCTATACATGTTAGGGTAAATTCCTCTAGTGTAAGGGTATTCACCAGGTAAGCCAACTTTTTCCATGTAATTTCCTTTCACATCTAGAGGAGTATATAGAGGACTGACCTCAATTCCAGACGGTGTTCTGAATACCTTCTTTCTCTCAGGTCTCTTAGCCAACCAAGTTTTGTATACCTTCTCGTTCCATTCATTTATTTTATTTTCTATGTCCAAGAGAAATACCCATCTACATTAGGTTTAAATAGTATATAATCTTTGCGTTTTTGAACAAGCTTATAAGTCTAAATTGATTATTTACCTTCATGGAAACGCAGGAAATAGACCACGTAGGAGTAGTTGTAGAAAATATAGATCAAGCGATAAAATTTTATGAGGAGAAACTGGGGATGAAGTGCATATATAAGGACGTATTGAACGACAGAGGACTCAAGGTAGCCTTCATGAGGGGAAAGGAGGGTGAGACGGCGATTGAATTACTAGAGCCAGTAAATCATGAAGATATGAATAACACCGTGGCCAAATTCCTTAAGACCAAGGGACAAGGAATGCATCATCTAGCAGTTAAGGTCTCTGACATTTCAGCTTCTCTTAAAGACTTAGAAAATAAAGGTCTAACATTGATAGATAAGACCCCAAGGCCGGGAGCTATGGGGCATACTGTAGCTTTCGTACACCCCAAGAGTGTAATGGGATTACTTTTAGAGTTAGTTCAGCATTAATCTGTGTTTTATTGAAAGAGAGGCTTATTTTGCATTTTTTTAAGGATTCTGGTCTACTCAGTTACAAAATTTTTGCACTAATCCCTTTAAATCTAATCGCTTTACAAAAGTTTAAACAAAACTTGGATATTGGTTAAATCATGATAGAAAATTTTAAGTCTTCGTAATTCAACATTTACACAGTGATCCACATGCCCGTAAAGAGAAGGAGTATATTCGATATAATGGACGAAATAATGGCTGAAATGGACGAGGAATTTAGGAGATTAGAACGTGAATTCATGAGAGGAATATCTAAGGAATCTGGTGATAACGGTCCTTACATATATGGAGTCAAAATCAGCGTAGGTCCAGACGGCACTCCAAAAATTGAGGAGTTTGGTAATGTCAAGAAAATGCAGGGCAAACCCATAGTAAGCGATCAGATAGAGCCCTTAGTAGACGTGTTGGAAAAAGGAGACGACATAAAGGTGGTGGCTGAGGTGCCGGGGATAAGCAAGGACGACGTTAAACTGAAGATAGTTGGACAGAAGTTA
It includes:
- a CDS encoding methylmalonyl-CoA mutase family protein is translated as MDIENKINEWNEKVYKTWLAKRPERKKVFRTPSGIEVSPLYTPLDVKGNYMEKVGLPGEYPYTRGIYPNMYRGRIWTIRQYAGFGSADDTNKRFRGLLAAGQTGLSMAFDLPTQLGLDPDHILAMSEVGVVGVSVFHWKEMDRVMDQIPLDKVSTSMTINATAMELVSMYAATAESRGIPMKVLDGTVQNDILKEYIARKNFIYQPEPSMRYAIDVIEYAAKNMPKWHSISISGYHIREAGADAPLEVAFTLADGIEYVKHTMERGIPVDDFASHLSFFFAGYTNIFEEIAKFRAARRMWAKIMKERFNAKKPESLMLRFHTQTGGAELTAQQPEINIVRTTLQALAAVIGGTQSLHVNSYDEALSLPSEKAAKIAIRVQQIVAHESGAADTVDPLAGAYYIEWLTDQIEERAWKIIDTIDSMGGMLKAINAGYPQSQIAESAYRIQQMIETGEMIKVGVNMYYEPDWVGTTEVFRVRPEVRDTVMERLRKYRGERDEIKVRDSLNELRKVAENTSVNMFPYMYNAIKAGATVGETSKTLREVWGEYKEPIIF
- the mce gene encoding methylmalonyl-CoA epimerase, whose product is METQEIDHVGVVVENIDQAIKFYEEKLGMKCIYKDVLNDRGLKVAFMRGKEGETAIELLEPVNHEDMNNTVAKFLKTKGQGMHHLAVKVSDISASLKDLENKGLTLIDKTPRPGAMGHTVAFVHPKSVMGLLLELVQH
- a CDS encoding Hsp20/alpha crystallin family protein — translated: MPVKRRSIFDIMDEIMAEMDEEFRRLEREFMRGISKESGDNGPYIYGVKISVGPDGTPKIEEFGNVKKMQGKPIVSDQIEPLVDVLEKGDDIKVVAEVPGISKDDVKLKIVGQKLVLFTSDSAPKKYYAEVELPSEVDENSAKASYKNGIVEITLKKKNPKAMEGKEIKIE